From the Alphaproteobacteria bacterium LSUCC0719 genome, one window contains:
- a CDS encoding GNAT family N-acetyltransferase, producing MTEGGKAASDRVVHLGREVPGWAGAHPPDRQVMTGRYCRLEPLRMDHAAGLHDAFRTDADDIIWDYLPYGPFHSLSAFEAFLDATCLGDSPQFYSVIDPATARPVGMASYLRPDPAGGVIEVGHINFSPVMQRRPIGTEAMYLMMRQVFMVWGYRRYEWKCNDLNARSKRAALRLGFSHEGVFRQAAVVKGRNRDTAWFSILDSEWPVAAAAFDAWLSPDNFTADGQQHRGLAEIRDGLGAPGA from the coding sequence GTGACTGAAGGGGGAAAGGCAGCATCGGACAGGGTGGTCCATCTTGGCCGGGAGGTTCCCGGCTGGGCCGGCGCGCATCCGCCGGATCGTCAGGTCATGACCGGTCGATATTGCCGGTTGGAGCCGCTCCGGATGGATCATGCCGCCGGACTTCATGATGCCTTTCGCACCGATGCGGATGATATCATCTGGGACTATCTCCCCTATGGCCCCTTTCATAGCCTGTCCGCATTTGAGGCCTTTCTGGACGCAACCTGTCTTGGTGACAGCCCGCAATTCTATTCCGTGATCGACCCTGCAACCGCCAGACCGGTCGGGATGGCAAGTTATCTTCGCCCCGACCCGGCCGGCGGCGTCATCGAGGTTGGTCACATCAACTTCTCGCCCGTGATGCAGCGCCGACCGATAGGCACCGAGGCAATGTATCTGATGATGCGGCAGGTCTTCATGGTCTGGGGTTATCGCCGCTATGAATGGAAATGCAACGATCTGAATGCCCGTTCCAAGCGTGCCGCGCTCAGGCTCGGCTTTTCCCATGAGGGGGTGTTCCGGCAGGCAGCGGTCGTCAAGGGCCGTAATCGTGACACCGCCTGGTTTTCCATTCTGGACAGCGAATGGCCGGTTGCGGCGGCGGCGTTTGACGCCTGGCTCAGCCCTGACAACTTTACCGCCGATGGTCAGCAACATCGGGGGCTTGCCGAAATCAGGGATGGTCTCGGCGCGCCTGGTGCCTAG
- a CDS encoding cyclic nucleotide-binding domain-containing protein: MLAWGRQLVEPICSRQREQGAMKIVMNMVRKPFKKGEVIFETNEKSDELFLINSGKVEIRSREGFLLATLGEGELFGEMASIMGERERTARAVSASTSVIDVIDASTMQRKLGEADPVLRALIRNLTNRLADANQKNEDQWQQLNIYRSLAPDEIQRP, encoded by the coding sequence ATGCTGGCATGGGGCCGGCAGCTTGTCGAGCCGATCTGCAGCAGGCAACGGGAGCAAGGCGCGATGAAGATTGTGATGAACATGGTGCGCAAACCCTTCAAGAAGGGCGAGGTGATTTTCGAAACCAACGAGAAAAGTGATGAACTGTTTCTCATCAACAGCGGCAAGGTCGAAATTCGGTCGCGTGAAGGATTTCTGCTGGCGACGCTCGGCGAAGGCGAATTGTTTGGTGAGATGGCCTCGATCATGGGCGAACGGGAACGCACGGCACGGGCGGTCTCGGCCAGCACGTCCGTCATTGATGTTATTGATGCCTCTACCATGCAGCGCAAGCTTGGCGAAGCCGACCCTGTGTTGCGCGCGCTGATCCGCAATCTGACAAACAGGCTTGCTGATGCCAATCAGAAGAATGAGGACCAGTGGCAGCAACTCAATATCTACCGCAGTCTTGCGCCCGACGAGATCCAGAGGCCCTGA
- a CDS encoding ActR/PrrA/RegA family redox response regulator transcription factor produces MTDNSLLILDDDAPLRTRLRRAMEARGFEVMDAGSVAEGIDIVRKSPPAYAVLDMKLEDGTGLSLVSELRAKRAECRIVMLTGFGNIATAVAAVKAGALDYLPKPADPDSLAAALRHNGDGMPPPPQDPMSADRVRWEHIQRVYEQCGRNVSETARRLRMHRRTLQRILSKHAPRT; encoded by the coding sequence GTGACCGACAATTCGCTGTTGATCCTTGATGACGATGCCCCCCTTCGCACCAGGCTGCGACGGGCCATGGAGGCGCGCGGCTTCGAGGTGATGGATGCCGGCTCTGTTGCCGAAGGTATCGACATCGTCCGCAAATCGCCACCAGCCTACGCTGTTCTCGACATGAAACTTGAAGATGGCACGGGTCTCAGCCTTGTATCCGAACTGCGTGCCAAGCGTGCGGAATGCCGGATCGTGATGCTGACAGGCTTTGGCAACATTGCGACAGCTGTTGCAGCCGTCAAGGCGGGCGCGCTCGATTATCTTCCAAAACCTGCCGATCCTGACAGCCTTGCGGCGGCGCTTCGCCACAATGGTGACGGCATGCCTCCACCGCCACAGGACCCGATGAGTGCGGACCGCGTCCGCTGGGAACATATCCAGCGCGTTTACGAACAGTGTGGTCGCAATGTGTCTGAAACCGCCCGGCGTCTTCGCATGCACAGGCGGACATTGCAGCGCATCCTCAGCAAGCACGCCCCGCGAACCTGA
- a CDS encoding DMT family transporter, with product MTGPAINRQMHALEWAMLLLLAFIWGGSFFFNAVAVRELPVLTIVLGRVGIAALILLLVMRLKGIRIPRLPGLLGAFAVMGLFNNVLPFGLIVWAQGHVASGQAAIINATTPIFAAIMAHLMTRDEKISLRQIVGILIAIAGVAVMMGQAARQDAGTVLAAQLALLGASLSYGFVAAYGRRFRSLGVSPLVTTTGQVTMASLFLLPLVLVIDRPWMLPMPSRDAVLAVVAIAVICTAFAYGLYFRILASAGATNLSLVTMLVPASAILLGILFLGERLLAHHLVGLGLIICGLTTMDGRLPRRILRMIKG from the coding sequence GTGACAGGCCCTGCCATCAATCGCCAGATGCACGCCCTCGAATGGGCGATGCTGCTGCTGCTTGCCTTCATCTGGGGCGGGTCGTTCTTTTTCAACGCTGTGGCGGTCCGTGAACTGCCTGTCCTGACCATTGTGCTTGGTCGTGTCGGCATTGCGGCGCTGATCCTGTTGCTGGTGATGCGGCTCAAGGGGATCAGGATTCCCCGTCTTCCCGGGCTGCTGGGGGCCTTTGCCGTCATGGGCCTGTTCAACAATGTTCTGCCGTTTGGGCTGATCGTGTGGGCGCAGGGTCATGTTGCCTCCGGTCAGGCTGCGATCATCAACGCCACAACGCCCATTTTTGCCGCCATCATGGCGCATCTGATGACGAGGGATGAAAAGATATCCCTCCGTCAGATTGTCGGCATTCTGATCGCCATTGCCGGTGTCGCAGTGATGATGGGTCAGGCTGCGCGTCAGGATGCCGGAACCGTGCTTGCCGCCCAGCTGGCGCTTCTGGGGGCCTCGCTCAGCTATGGATTTGTCGCCGCCTATGGTCGCCGCTTCCGGAGCCTTGGCGTATCGCCCCTGGTGACCACAACAGGACAGGTCACAATGGCCAGCCTGTTCCTGCTGCCACTCGTGCTGGTAATCGACCGTCCCTGGATGCTGCCGATGCCGTCGCGTGATGCGGTTCTGGCGGTTGTCGCCATCGCGGTGATCTGCACCGCCTTTGCCTATGGGTTGTATTTCAGAATTCTTGCCAGCGCTGGCGCCACCAACCTGTCACTTGTCACCATGCTGGTGCCGGCAAGTGCCATTCTTCTCGGCATTCTGTTTCTCGGTGAACGTCTGCTGGCGCATCATCTTGTCGGACTTGGCCTGATTATCTGTGGGCTGACGACAATGGATGGGCGGCTGCCACGCCGGATCCTAAGGATGATCAAGGGCTGA
- a CDS encoding malonic semialdehyde reductase → MANDMTLEQLFTEARSFKFFSDKPVSEDQLRALYEVAKFAPSASNSCPMRITFVTTPESREKLLQASMPGNVDKIKSAPVTAIIAYDMAFFENYPRLAPHMENPPKEASLPEPALEKVALRNSSLQAGFLMTVARGMGLDCGPMSGFKNAVVDELFYAGTTWRSNFLLNLGYGDGEKLHGRAARLEFDEACRIV, encoded by the coding sequence ATGGCCAATGATATGACGCTTGAGCAACTTTTTACCGAGGCGCGTTCGTTCAAATTCTTTTCTGACAAGCCGGTCAGCGAGGATCAGCTTCGTGCGCTCTACGAGGTCGCGAAATTCGCTCCGTCAGCATCGAATTCCTGCCCGATGCGAATCACCTTCGTAACCACGCCCGAGAGCAGGGAAAAACTGCTTCAGGCATCGATGCCGGGCAATGTCGACAAGATCAAATCGGCTCCGGTAACAGCCATTATTGCCTATGACATGGCCTTTTTCGAGAACTACCCGCGCTTGGCACCGCATATGGAAAACCCGCCAAAGGAGGCCTCGCTTCCCGAACCGGCGCTGGAAAAGGTGGCGCTTCGCAACAGCTCGCTTCAGGCCGGGTTTCTGATGACGGTGGCGCGGGGCATGGGGCTTGATTGCGGGCCAATGTCCGGGTTCAAGAATGCTGTTGTCGACGAGCTGTTCTATGCTGGCACGACATGGCGCTCCAACTTCCTGCTGAATCTCGGCTATGGCGATGGGGAAAAGCTTCATGGCCGTGCGGCCAGGCTGGAATTCGACGAAGCCTGCCGGATCGTCTGA
- a CDS encoding amidase — protein sequence MTTSTGYTGPDLCRRQAHEVIAMLRTGEISVRDCLDAAFARIEAVEPAINAMPTLCRERAYAAADGLDRRDPDITRNLAGLPITIKDLTMVAGVRTTFGTKGFADFVPDTSDPLVTRLESRGGIVIGKTNTPEMGAGGNTFNDVFGPTLNPWNTRLNAGGSSGGAAASLATGEVWLSHGSDHGGSLRTPACYCGVVGLRPSPGRAASASPAGFATEGVQGPMARSVRDCALFLDAMAGYTPALPISYPGPFTDSFETAVIQAATAQEAPKLKIGFSADFNGMAKVDPDVLTHLLGVLGQMEAHGTIIEETCPDLANLERTYYTLRGLDMAVAGRRTPKTVSNHFKQTLRDNIAFGRRLTADDIADAQLDRTVIFNNMVAFFQTFDVLACPTVGCMPHPQTEEWVRQIDGHRLTGYMDWLRFAFLATTTGLPAISVPVGPGPDGLPIGIQLIGQPRGEAALLAAAQIFETVTGGPAHPIDPVISP from the coding sequence ATGACGACTTCAACCGGATATACCGGACCGGATCTATGCCGCCGTCAGGCGCATGAGGTCATCGCCATGCTCAGGACGGGCGAGATCAGCGTCAGGGACTGTCTTGACGCCGCCTTTGCCCGGATCGAGGCTGTCGAGCCGGCCATCAACGCCATGCCGACACTCTGCAGGGAGCGCGCCTATGCGGCAGCGGACGGTCTCGATCGGCGCGATCCAGACATCACTCGGAATCTCGCCGGCCTGCCGATCACCATCAAGGATCTGACGATGGTCGCGGGGGTGCGCACCACCTTTGGCACAAAGGGCTTTGCCGATTTCGTTCCCGACACCAGCGACCCGCTTGTCACACGTCTTGAATCGCGGGGGGGTATTGTCATCGGCAAGACCAACACCCCGGAAATGGGTGCCGGTGGCAACACCTTCAACGATGTTTTCGGGCCGACACTCAACCCGTGGAACACCCGTCTGAATGCCGGCGGATCATCGGGCGGCGCGGCAGCATCGCTTGCCACCGGCGAGGTCTGGCTCAGCCACGGGTCAGATCATGGTGGGAGCCTGCGCACGCCAGCCTGCTATTGCGGTGTTGTCGGGCTGCGGCCAAGCCCCGGCCGGGCCGCCAGCGCCAGCCCGGCGGGATTCGCGACCGAGGGCGTGCAGGGGCCGATGGCGCGCTCGGTTCGCGACTGTGCGCTCTTTCTCGATGCCATGGCAGGGTACACACCGGCGCTTCCGATATCCTATCCCGGCCCGTTTACAGACAGTTTCGAGACAGCGGTGATACAGGCGGCAACAGCGCAGGAAGCCCCCAAACTGAAGATAGGCTTTTCCGCAGATTTCAACGGTATGGCAAAGGTTGATCCGGATGTTCTGACACATCTTCTGGGGGTTCTTGGCCAGATGGAGGCGCATGGCACGATCATCGAGGAGACCTGTCCCGACCTAGCCAATCTTGAGCGCACCTATTATACGCTTCGTGGTCTTGATATGGCTGTTGCGGGACGCCGGACACCGAAAACCGTCTCGAATCATTTCAAGCAGACATTGCGGGACAACATCGCGTTCGGGCGGAGATTGACAGCAGACGACATCGCCGACGCGCAGCTGGACAGAACTGTCATTTTCAACAATATGGTCGCCTTCTTCCAGACTTTCGATGTTCTTGCCTGCCCCACCGTCGGATGCATGCCGCATCCACAGACCGAAGAATGGGTCCGGCAGATCGATGGACACAGGCTGACAGGATATATGGACTGGCTCCGCTTTGCCTTTCTCGCGACAACCACAGGCCTGCCTGCCATATCGGTGCCGGTCGGGCCTGGTCCAGACGGCTTGCCGATCGGCATCCAGTTGATCGGACAGCCGCGCGGCGAGGCGGCGCTGCTGGCCGCCGCCCAGATTTTCGAGACTGTCACCGGGGGGCCGGCACATCCCATCGACCCCGTTATCAGCCCTTGA
- a CDS encoding aldo/keto reductase produces MKTRRLGASGPLISAIGIGAMSFTDFYGTTDESQSHAILATALDEGVTHIDTSNVYGPHRSEAAIGSFLAKQGNQRGELFSIATKAGITKDPDTGARIYNNSAAHLEAELDGSLARLGVERVDLFYVHRRDAATPIEEVTETLAGLIKKGKIGGFGFSEIAPSSLRRANAVHPVMAVQSEYSLAVRYPELGLVQTTAELGTALVAFSPVGRSLLTDKPHSPEKAADLPFLKVNPRFQEPNLSANIAAGEGFRKLAADMGTSAAALAIAWLLHQGEHVIPIPGTRSPEHLRQHCEGARLDLDDAALAAIEKVLPVGWAHGDRYSQAQWDGPERYC; encoded by the coding sequence ATGAAAACAAGACGACTTGGCGCTTCTGGCCCGCTGATTTCCGCTATCGGCATTGGGGCGATGTCCTTTACCGATTTTTATGGCACGACAGACGAGTCGCAGTCACATGCCATCCTCGCCACAGCGCTTGATGAAGGGGTGACACATATCGACACCTCGAACGTCTATGGACCGCACAGGTCGGAAGCGGCCATCGGCAGCTTTCTTGCCAAACAGGGAAATCAGCGTGGCGAGTTGTTTTCGATCGCGACAAAGGCCGGAATCACCAAGGATCCCGATACAGGTGCGCGGATATACAACAATTCGGCGGCGCATCTCGAAGCTGAACTGGACGGATCACTGGCGCGGCTCGGCGTTGAGCGGGTTGACCTTTTCTATGTTCATCGCCGCGACGCGGCGACGCCAATCGAAGAGGTAACGGAAACGCTTGCCGGGCTGATCAAGAAGGGAAAGATCGGCGGCTTTGGATTTTCAGAGATCGCGCCATCGTCGCTCCGCCGGGCCAATGCCGTTCATCCTGTGATGGCTGTGCAGTCCGAATATTCGCTGGCTGTCCGGTATCCCGAACTTGGCCTTGTCCAGACGACGGCCGAGCTTGGAACAGCGCTTGTCGCCTTCTCGCCAGTCGGGCGTTCGCTTTTGACCGACAAACCGCATTCACCCGAAAAGGCGGCCGATCTGCCCTTTCTGAAGGTCAATCCACGTTTCCAGGAGCCAAACCTGTCGGCCAACATCGCCGCTGGTGAGGGGTTCCGGAAGCTTGCCGCTGATATGGGCACATCCGCCGCCGCGCTGGCGATTGCCTGGCTTCTGCATCAGGGTGAACATGTGATCCCGATTCCCGGCACGCGGTCGCCAGAACATCTGCGCCAGCATTGTGAAGGCGCAAGACTTGATCTTGATGATGCGGCGCTTGCCGCCATCGAAAAGGTGCTTCCGGTTGGATGGGCACACGGTGACCGCTATTCACAGGCACAATGGGATGGGCCGGAAAGGTATTGTTGA
- the gyrB gene encoding DNA topoisomerase (ATP-hydrolyzing) subunit B: MTDNDTPGNDTPGDDSPDDAVDYGADSIKVLKGLDAVRKRPGMYIGDTDDGSGLHHMVYEVVDNAIDEALAGHCDLVEVILNADGSVTVTDNGRGIPVEIHAEEGVSAAEVIMTQLHAGGKFDNNSYKVSGGLHGVGVSVVNALSEWLELTIYRDGRQHKIRFQHGDADGPLADTGDSGGLAGTHVTFMPSKETFSAIKFDFTTLEHRLRELAFLNSGVRIMLTDNRAGEPVISEFFFDGGLTAFVEWLNRSRTPLHDTVTLTTTRDDITVELAMAWTDSFHENTLCFTNNIPQRDGGTHLAGFRAAMTRVVNSYAQSSGIAKREKVALTGEDSREGLTAIVSVKVPDPKFSSQTKDKLVSSEVKPVVDSAVASCLNQWFEEHPADARKIVSKAFEAAAAREAARKARDLTRRKGVMEIASLPGKLADCQERDPAKSELFLVEGDSAGGSAKQGRDRSNQAILPLRGKILNVERARADKMLSSAEIGTLITAIGGGVGNDEMDTERARYHKVIIMTDADVDGSHIRTLLLTFFFRHMRPLIEAGFLYIAQPPLFRAKRGQSEVYLKDQRELDTYLMEAGLKDAVLTLQDGTQLAGADLNDSAARATIAGRLIDQLGRRLGNRDVIEQAAIAGLLTPAMIGNAEGAAYLARRLEGQAAELEKGWQAAIEDTSNGPAMIVTRQLRGITERYVIDRRLLMAPEVAELDAMAAHLQELYANPASLRLGSNESVVSGPLGLSLAIFQTGRKGAQISRYKGLGEMNPEQLWETTLDPSQRTLLRVSIDQEEEADNAFSTLMGEAVDQRREFIQKNALRVANLDV; the protein is encoded by the coding sequence ATGACTGACAATGACACTCCCGGCAATGACACTCCCGGCGATGACAGCCCTGATGATGCTGTTGATTACGGTGCCGACTCCATCAAGGTTCTGAAAGGCCTTGATGCCGTCAGGAAACGGCCGGGCATGTATATCGGTGACACCGATGACGGCTCGGGGCTTCACCATATGGTCTATGAGGTGGTCGACAACGCCATCGACGAGGCGCTGGCCGGACATTGTGACCTTGTCGAGGTGATCCTGAATGCCGACGGGTCGGTGACGGTAACTGACAATGGACGTGGCATCCCGGTCGAAATCCACGCCGAGGAAGGCGTGTCGGCGGCCGAGGTGATCATGACCCAGCTTCATGCTGGCGGGAAATTCGACAACAATTCATACAAGGTGTCGGGCGGCCTTCATGGCGTCGGTGTCTCGGTGGTGAATGCCTTGTCGGAATGGCTTGAGTTGACGATTTATCGAGATGGTCGACAGCACAAGATTCGCTTCCAGCATGGTGATGCCGATGGCCCGCTTGCCGATACGGGGGATTCCGGTGGCCTTGCCGGCACGCATGTCACCTTCATGCCGTCAAAGGAAACCTTTTCCGCCATCAAGTTTGATTTTACGACGCTGGAACACCGGCTTCGCGAGCTGGCGTTCCTGAATTCAGGCGTGCGGATCATGCTGACCGACAACCGGGCTGGCGAGCCTGTCATTTCCGAGTTCTTTTTCGATGGAGGGCTGACGGCCTTTGTCGAATGGCTCAACCGGTCGCGCACGCCGCTTCATGACACGGTAACGCTGACGACAACACGTGATGACATCACTGTCGAACTGGCCATGGCCTGGACCGATTCCTTCCATGAAAACACGCTGTGTTTCACGAACAATATTCCGCAGCGCGATGGCGGGACGCATCTTGCCGGTTTCCGGGCAGCGATGACGCGTGTGGTGAACAGCTATGCGCAGTCTTCCGGGATTGCCAAACGTGAAAAGGTGGCGCTGACAGGAGAAGATTCGCGCGAAGGGCTGACGGCCATTGTGTCGGTCAAGGTTCCCGATCCGAAATTCTCGTCCCAGACCAAGGACAAGCTTGTATCCTCGGAGGTAAAGCCGGTGGTGGACTCGGCGGTCGCAAGCTGTCTCAACCAATGGTTCGAGGAACATCCGGCAGATGCCCGCAAGATTGTCTCGAAAGCGTTCGAGGCGGCGGCGGCGCGTGAGGCGGCCCGCAAGGCCCGCGATCTGACGCGGCGCAAGGGGGTGATGGAAATTGCCAGCCTGCCGGGCAAGCTTGCCGACTGTCAGGAACGTGACCCTGCCAAGTCGGAACTGTTCCTTGTCGAGGGTGATTCGGCTGGCGGTTCGGCAAAACAGGGTCGTGACCGGAGCAACCAGGCCATCCTGCCCCTGCGTGGCAAGATCCTGAATGTCGAACGGGCGCGGGCCGACAAGATGCTGTCATCGGCGGAAATCGGCACATTGATCACCGCCATTGGTGGCGGTGTCGGCAATGATGAAATGGATACCGAAAGGGCGCGCTATCACAAGGTCATCATCATGACCGATGCCGATGTCGACGGCAGCCATATCCGTACCCTGCTTCTGACATTCTTCTTCCGCCATATGCGCCCGCTGATCGAGGCCGGCTTTCTGTATATCGCGCAGCCACCGCTGTTCCGGGCCAAGCGTGGTCAGTCGGAGGTCTATCTGAAAGACCAGCGCGAGCTTGATACCTATCTGATGGAAGCCGGGCTGAAGGATGCGGTTCTGACATTGCAGGACGGTACCCAGCTTGCCGGTGCCGACCTGAATGACAGCGCGGCACGGGCCACCATCGCCGGCAGGCTGATCGACCAGCTTGGCAGGCGGCTTGGCAATCGTGACGTGATTGAACAGGCCGCCATTGCCGGACTGCTGACCCCTGCCATGATCGGCAATGCCGAAGGCGCTGCCTATCTGGCACGTCGGCTTGAAGGCCAGGCAGCCGAACTTGAGAAGGGCTGGCAGGCCGCGATCGAGGATACATCGAATGGTCCGGCGATGATTGTCACAAGGCAGCTTCGAGGCATCACCGAACGTTACGTCATTGACCGGCGTCTGCTGATGGCGCCCGAGGTGGCTGAGCTTGATGCCATGGCGGCACATCTGCAGGAACTTTACGCCAATCCGGCGAGTTTGCGGCTTGGTTCGAATGAATCGGTGGTCTCCGGCCCGCTTGGCCTGTCACTGGCGATTTTCCAGACCGGCCGCAAGGGCGCGCAGATTTCGCGCTACAAGGGTCTTGGCGAGATGAATCCCGAACAATTATGGGAAACCACGCTCGACCCGTCGCAGCGGACGCTTCTTCGGGTGTCGATCGATCAGGAAGAAGAGGCCGACAATGCCTTTTCAACCCTGATGGGCGAGGCTGTCGACCAGCGTCGCGAGTTTATTCAGAAGAACGCGCTGAGGGTGGCCAATCTAGATGTCTGA
- a CDS encoding ActS/PrrB/RegB family redox-sensitive histidine kinase: protein MRTFLQPRERRGSPPATNDARLILNIRWLALTGQLFALLFTFLVLEIQIPIGPALFVIGLSVAMNVWQTRLTMILKKTRNQSFPALIFDVAQLSALLYFTGGLLNPFAVLLLSPVVVSATLLRRRETLKLIALVAGCVTFLMFFNHPLPVDDLRDANPDLYLIGLWMALILSATFIGIYTWWIASRARRLDEALSEARLALAAEQQAAALGTLATAAAHRLGSPLNTITVIAHELAQDIATDDPLYDDVMLLRAETERCRVILGELDDYQSAESLDLETPLPLSSLIEEILDNRLEDDASSAFKVVFDERSAVPMPLVRRGPELMHALEDLLSNARDFAKTEVTVMIRCTVDEVTVTISDDGPGFPAGVLARVGAPWNTSRRGEGAHRGLGIFIASTLIETLGGSILYGNAKSGGGEVKVYLPLGSVAANHPSL, encoded by the coding sequence ATGCGTACATTCCTGCAACCGCGCGAGCGGAGGGGCAGTCCACCCGCCACCAACGATGCCCGCCTGATTCTGAACATTCGCTGGCTGGCGCTCACCGGCCAGCTTTTTGCGCTTCTATTTACCTTTCTTGTGCTGGAAATCCAGATTCCGATCGGGCCGGCATTGTTTGTGATTGGTCTTTCGGTGGCGATGAATGTCTGGCAGACGCGCCTGACCATGATCCTGAAAAAGACCCGTAACCAGAGTTTTCCGGCGCTGATTTTCGATGTGGCGCAGCTGTCGGCACTTCTCTATTTCACCGGTGGCCTGCTGAACCCCTTTGCGGTGCTGCTGTTGTCGCCCGTCGTGGTGTCGGCGACACTCCTGCGCCGTCGTGAAACGCTGAAACTGATCGCGCTTGTTGCCGGCTGTGTCACGTTTTTGATGTTTTTCAACCATCCGTTGCCGGTCGACGATCTCCGCGATGCCAATCCCGATCTGTATCTCATCGGATTATGGATGGCGCTCATTCTTTCGGCCACCTTCATAGGCATCTATACATGGTGGATAGCCTCCCGGGCCCGCCGGCTTGATGAAGCGCTTTCCGAAGCGCGGCTTGCACTTGCCGCCGAACAGCAGGCGGCGGCACTTGGTACACTGGCAACGGCGGCGGCGCACAGGCTTGGCTCACCGCTGAACACGATCACGGTGATCGCGCATGAGCTGGCGCAGGACATTGCCACCGATGACCCCCTTTATGATGACGTGATGCTGCTTCGTGCCGAGACCGAGCGATGCCGTGTTATTCTTGGCGAGCTTGACGATTATCAATCGGCGGAATCGCTCGACCTTGAAACCCCGTTGCCGCTGTCCAGCCTGATTGAGGAAATCCTCGACAACCGCCTTGAAGACGATGCGTCGTCTGCATTCAAGGTAGTGTTTGATGAAAGATCGGCGGTGCCGATGCCGCTTGTCAGACGGGGCCCGGAATTGATGCACGCGCTTGAAGACCTGCTCAGTAACGCGCGCGACTTCGCCAAAACAGAGGTTACGGTCATGATCCGCTGCACGGTCGACGAGGTGACTGTGACCATCAGTGACGATGGTCCGGGGTTTCCTGCCGGGGTGCTGGCGCGGGTTGGCGCGCCCTGGAATACCTCTCGCCGCGGCGAGGGTGCGCATCGTGGTTTAGGTATTTTTATTGCCAGCACCTTGATTGAAACCCTTGGCGGCTCAATATTATACGGGAACGCGAAGAGCGGCGGTGGTGAAGTGAAGGTTTACCTCCCGCTCGGCTCGGTGGCTGCAAACCATCCGAGCCTGTAG